ATTAATTCAATGCGTGAGCCAACACGTTGTGCTTGGTCAGCTAGTACGCCAACCCATTCAATAATTTTATATAAGAACATCACATCAATAGGGTTATAACGGCTTTCGATGGTGTAAAGCATTTTACGCAATTTGATCTGCATTTGGTCGGTATCATCTTCAATTGCATCGAGTTCTTGAATCATATCGTTAACTAATTTTAGTTCACGACCTTTAAAACCAGTTTCTAAAAGTTGATCCATTTCTTCGATTACTCGATGAGCTTGATGAATAGCATCTAAACTACGTTTTACGTAACGTAAGAATTCTTCCTGCATTTCTTCAGGAATACCAAATTGACGCCCAATCATACGGCCTGCAATATCTTTAGCAAAATTTGCTAACTTATCTTGTTGCGTGACTAATTCTAAGAGATCAGTACGATCGATAGGTAAGAATAAACCACGTGGCAATTTCAAACGAATCTCACGTTTCAAACTATCCGCTTCACGTTCACGCTGAGAGATTTCTAAGCGTTTTTCTTCCGCTTTTTCCC
This portion of the Haemophilus haemolyticus genome encodes:
- a CDS encoding TIGR00153 family protein — protein: MAMNNILGLFAHSPLKPLQKHSEKVTECSDLLIPFFETTFSKDWEKAEEKRLEISQREREADSLKREIRLKLPRGLFLPIDRTDLLELVTQQDKLANFAKDIAGRMIGRQFGIPEEMQEEFLRYVKRSLDAIHQAHRVIEEMDQLLETGFKGRELKLVNDMIQELDAIEDDTDQMQIKLRKMLYTIESRYNPIDVMFLYKIIEWVGVLADQAQRVGSRIELMLARS